GATTTAGCTAATATTTTCACTAGTAGCTAAAGGCAAATTAATTttcagtagatatttccctgccCTGAAGCAGTGGGGGGTGGAGTGACTTGttcaaggagcatcagtggaagATAgtttttgaaccctggcttctctagTTTTTtatcccactgctctaaccagtagATTACTCCACGCCAGTTACCAATACCAATATGAGGCAtacctttcaattgaaaggaagctctgggatgagggggcataggatgaaagtgaaaggagatagactgaAGTAATATGAGAAAAAATACTACTTCATggaaaaagggtggtgaattaatgAAATgatctcccagtggaagtggtggcaatgaaaacagtatctgaattcaagagggtttgggacaagtacataggatctcttaaGAGACTGATAGGGAGagaagatggcatggatgggcagaccggataggcctacctttttctctttctgtgagaATTTTGATTAACACATGACAATTGCGTTCTCTAGGTATACCTAGATTCATTTATAGTTATCTGCATTGAACTTAAGGAATATTCAAGGTACATGTACTGTAATATATGGTTTTGAAACAGTCACGTTGAGACACTTAAGAAAATGTATAGCCAGAAGATTATGTAATATCTATAAGGAGCAAAGGCAGAAAGCTCATGTTAAGAGCTGCACAATTGTAGTTTAGTGTAAGCTGAAATCACAATTTTGGCTCcctaagacaaaccaaaagacaatattacaaaactgaaattggaccaaattacaaagacacacacaaactcttccaactagtgaataaattattagacaccactccagtcaccaacaacagcaaagacacaccaggagccgacgacttggcgaagtacttcaaggagaaaatcatacaactgcaacttaaaatacctgccagccccatcgaatacaccacactcctagactgcctagacccagacccaggagtttacccagcagacagcATCTGGACTGAATTTACAATACTACCGGAAGATCTtctcacaaacgcttaaaagattcgccaaatctcactgcaaattagatgtatgcccaaataacctcatgaagtcggcccctcaacaatttataatggaCCTAACAAACAAcatgaactttatgctacaaaatggactcttcccaagggagaaAGGCAATGTTGTACTCACCCCTATAtcaaaggatgcaaagaaaaatgctaatgaactaacgaactatagaccagtagcatccattcccttaattaccaaaataacagaaggtatggtGACTAATCAACTCACAgattatctaaacaagttctcaatattacacgattcccagtcaggatttcgttctaatcacagcactgaaaccgtactagtcacgctcatgaccaaactcaaacaattgatagcaaacggcaataacattctactgttacaatttgatatgtaaagcgcatttgacatggttgaccatggaattttattacacatcctcaaATACTTCAgaatcggaggcaatgttctcaactggttctcaaggggttcctaaccacacgctcatatcaagtgacatcaaattcgactacatctgctacatggacacctgaatgcagagttccacagggatcacccctctcaccgaccatattcaacctaatgatgacacccttggccaaactactatcgaatcagaaccgaaacccacatatatatgctgatgatgtaacaatctttatcccattcaaagAAGATccaagggaaatctccaatgaaatcaagcaaagcctacatatcatgaattcctgggcagatgcatttcagctgaaacttaatgcagagaaaccccaatgcctggtactcacctcgcaatacaacaagaataaatttacctccatcaacacacctaaactaaatttaccagtttcggacaccctaaaaattcttggcgttactattgatcgacacctaatacttgagaatcatgcgaaaaacataactaaaaagatgtttcattcaatgtggaaactaaaaagagttagaccattttttccaaggactgtcttccgcaatctggtacaatcattggtactcagtcatctggactattgtaactcactctacgctggctgcaaagagcaaatactcaaaactccagacagcccagaacacggcagccagactaatattcggcacatcaaaatacgaaagcgcaaaacccctacgagaaactacactggctcccactaaaagaacgaatcacgttcaaactttgcaccctagtccataaaatcatccatggcaacgccccagcctacatgtcagacctaatagaactaccacccaggaacgcaaaaaaatcttctcgcacgctcaatcttcatcctcccaagtgtaaaggtctgaaatacaaatcaatgcacgaatctaccttttcctatatgagcacgcagctcgaACGctttgccacgtaacctgaattgaccaatttccgtaaactattgaaaacctatctccaAGATATATtgcaaagatcaacatgtgtaaccgtataatctttaaaatatccagaaatgtcttataatgtctttgctttaacactatcatgtatttcaccaccatgtaacacaaaaccctctgtaaaccaaatgtatattctcttctatttccagtagcCATGAtaaattgtaagccgcattgagtttcaaagaggtgggatacaaatgcaataaataaaattactaaATAATGCAGTAAGCAAGTAGCTTTCAAAAGTATGTCATTAAAAACCGTGCACAATGTTGTAGTAATACTGCTATTTGCTGCATTGAAGAGTACAATATCTCCCTTTGGTGTGTGAGTGGTGGTTGGCACAGGAagggatgcttttaaaatagccTGCTGTTTTCCACCCCTGGCCTCAGAAGTGCCCAATCTCCTATTAAAGTATGCAGTTTATATTGGGActaggggcccaatattcagaaaatgctgagctcctaaatgtatgccctAAGCTAGCCtcttgtgccctattttcagctagACTTAGCATAacctttcagctgaaaattcatctcaaTTAGGAGCTTATGTTATCTGACTGCAGACAGTGCATCATGGGTTACACCATCTACGGCCAGTTTGCTAAATTAGggatattttttttccttggaaGTGTAGACAGCAAAAAAAACCTTATTTTGCATATTGACCATGTATGGTGCATACCATGTGGGGTTAGGAGCTaccattatggaatactagtaaaaagggcccgtttctgacacaaatgaaacgggtgctagcaaggttttcctcagagtgtgtatgtttgagagagtgtaagtgagagtgactgtgtgtgagagagaaagtgaatgtccgagtgtgtgtgtgtgagagaaagagagtgagtctgggtgcgagtgtgtctgtgagagagagtgtgtgtgagaatgagtgtgtgcaagtgcgtacgtgagacagtgtgagagagagaaagagagagagagtgtgtgtttcacacagatacagtgtgtgcgagagagagagtgtgtgtgagacacagactctctgtgagactgagtgtatgagaccaagagagtgtgtgagtgactgtgtgacacatagagagtgaatgtgatacagtgtgtgagagtgagagagagaaagacattgactgtgagagagagagagtgtgtgtgtgacagagatgcccccctccctccctctctctggtgtcaggccccccctctctctggtgcctgagcgttactgtgtgtgtgagagagagagtgtgtgtgagacacagactctgtgagactgagtgtatgagaccaagagagtgtgtgagtgactgtgtgacacatagagagtgaatgtgatacagtgtgagacatagagtgtgtgagagtgagagagagaaagacattgattgtcagagagagagagtgtgtgtgacagagatacggcccccccctccctccctctctctggtgtcaggcccctccccctctctctggtgtctgagcgttactgtgcaggacgctgagctctggctgtgcttcaaggaactgaccaatcctatttaatagaatgcacctccaacattctgaagctgagaaacctcgtgtggttggtcacttctgcttgtgacgaacccggaagtacgtgatgtcaattcaggagatggatacagagagcaggaatgcctcagccatgcagtcagcttcagaatgttggaggtgcgttttattatataggatggtgacAGAGGCAGGGGTGAGTGGTATTACTCCTGCTGTCTGTTGTGTTTATTTAATATACACAATCTATATATAATCTTAGATTGTGAAGCCATTAGGTACAGTGCAAAGTACTTGTAGAAGAAATTGTAAATGACACAGTCGCCTTGgggatcacttgtggtatatcGTGCTGAAAAAAAGAGCCTAATATcaatgtgggggaggggtgaggctTCCTAAGGTGCCCACTATTCTAGCACTGGCTCCAGGGTTGTGATCTGCTAACTTGAGAACTATTTGAGGTGTTGGGGGACCTCTCTGGGTTAGATCAGATTGGGGAGGATCGGGTAGATATCTTTGGGGTTGGTGTAGGGCAGGGGGATTgcagcaaaaaggaaaaaaaaaaggcatgaccTCAAAATGACAAGAATGAGCTAACCCTTCTATGTTGCTTCAGAATTCAAGTTCTGCATTGCACTTGGCAGTTTTCTGCTTCTGGGAGAAATAGCTTCAGTTAGAATAGTTGATGAAATTAGCATTGATTTTCATGTGCTGGTGTCTTAACTAAGGTTTTTGTGTAGGGATAGCTCCTGTACAAAAATGACAAATATTATGCCAACTGTACTTGCTAGATTTTTGCATCAGCCCCAAGGTTAGCAGTTAAAACTCTGCCTCATTTTTCTGGCCCCACCTGGCAGTGGCTAAAAGTTGCCTCAGACAGGAAGTGGTTGCTTGGTGTAATCCTACCTTCATAGGCTTTGCATAATCTTGTAACTGCTAACACATAGCTAAAGCTCATTTTCAGTGTGGGTGATCTTTTAACACATCCAtattatatatgaaattataaaaACCTGAAACAATACCCTTGTTTCTGGGTAAAATGTTTACTTTATCTTAAAATGTAGAGAATTTGTGATTTCAGTAATGTGGTGCAGTCATTCTGGGGTTCCCATTTAATTGCCATGCTTTAAGGGGTACAGCATTTGGAGTTTTGTTTAAGGTAGTACTGACTCGTGGGGGTAGATTATTCTGTGCAAAGTGTTTTGTTAcaggttgctttttttttcttaacttaaAACTTGCCACTGTCTTTCATATCAGAATGTAAGTTGAGTGCTATCATTGGAAGTTAACCTTGATTTGTCCTGTCCTTTGCTTTTGTTTTCTGAAATGCCAGAGCTAATTGAAATCCTGATGTGAACATGGAAGTGGGCTGGAGATTTTGTgagatttacttttttttttttttttccttctttccttcacAGCGTGAGTGCATCTCTGTCCACGTGGGCCAGGCTGGTGTTCAAATTGGCAATGCATGCTGGGAACTTTACTGCCTGGAGCATGGTATCCAGCCAGATGGTAACATGCCAAGTGACAAGACAATTGGTGGTGGGGATGACTCCTTCAATACCTTCTTCAGTGAGACAGGAGCAGGGAAACACGTACCCCGTGCAGTGTTTGTGGACCTGGAGCCTGCTGTGATTGGTAATACCAAGCTTTCTGTGCCTATGTATCTGTAAAAGCCCGTTATTAAAACTGCATTAGCATTTTCGTGCATGCTAATTGCAGTAAATGACTTAAAATGGAACACACCATTTTGGAGGAGGGATGCTAACATGGAAGATAACTGAAAGCAGTTAAATTCCAAGATTGTAGCTAACTGCATTGTGCTCTGGTCCATTAATTCTTAACCTTTTCCTCTGTGCCATTAACATAACTACAATACCTTGGCTAACTTGACTAAAGTAGGGGGCTTTAATATGTTCTgtaagtaggtctttaataatTGGGTAGCACCATGTTTATCCAAAGATGTGTGAATTTTGGTATGTATGTTGATTGCTAGAAGGGCATACCAGGTTTAATTTTCTCTGACCTGACTGGGTTTACCCCAGGAGGCAGATGGGCAGATTATACCAACTCTATTGTATGCTCTACATCCATCAAGGAGGAGGGAGAAGGTGATGCTGTATAGGGATGTGAAGGGTGACCTGGGAtggtggtggggtttttttttttttttttttagggcagTAATGGATTAGGAGGGGATTTTACCAAGAATTTGGCAAAGCTATGGTAGAGAAGTTTGAGGGTATTGTAGTTGGACATACAAGGTTCTTTCTCTTCACCTCTTGTCTGTTCTTTTAGTGGCTTTAGCTGGAGGGATAAAAGTGGGTTATCTTGAGAGTATTTGCTGCCAATATGCTGTGTTTCCCAACAGCTTCGGTCGCTGCTGGTTCTGTGGAACGAAGTAGAGAGGGTAGCGAGTATCGGAGTTATGAACAAAATGGAAGTGCTTAATATTAACAGAAAGATGAGGTGTTATGatttctccccttgcccactTAGTGTGACTGCACTCAAATTGGAGTTTATTCAAACTTTATGGCTATAATTGGCATGACACAAAGCAGCATTTTCCCATCATGCCAACCACAAGCAGTTATATCATGCAGTTAGTCCAGAGAGGTTTTACTTTGGCTGCAACTGACATTCATTATTAATACATGATTTAAAACAGCAATATTGCTAATAAACATCTTGCTAGTTTCAGCCTTAAGATGTCGTCCTTTTCCCCTGTTATGTACATTGCCTGTACTCCTAGCATACGATAATGATTGTGATATAAAATATGTTcttgagcctttttttttttttttttttttttctgggataatTATGGAAAAATTAGGGGAAATGACACAGGGTGGGAGGGCTGCTTCTCAGGCAGGAGGAGGGGCTGTTTCTTTTCAGGGTCCAggccagtttcagctgaaactgtacAGCAAATTTCAACTACAGATTGTTTTGGCCAAAAACAAAACTGATTTTTGCTTGCTTAACATTATTGGGCCAGTGCAGTTCATGtagggcattaaaaaaaaaatacatttctttaCAGGTTGTGAATAGTCTAGCTGATGGACCAATACATTAATAATAAGTGTGGATTTTCCAGGCCACAGGGTTGGCTTTAGCACTCTAGTAGCCACGTTATTGCAGAACTTCAAAAGAGCAAAGGAAACTCGCTCCCCAAGATACTGATGTTCCATGGACCCcatttaatgtttgtttttttccccccgctGTTAGCTGCATATGACTATTCTGGGATGGGTGTATGCAACCTAATTCAGCATTTTATTGGTTTAAAAAGTACATAGTTTTTTTGCTCTTGTGATGTGTAGTGGAAGGTGAATCACTGGGAAACCTTTCCTCTCCTAGATGAAGTGCGGAGTGGGACGTACAGACAGCTTTTTCACCCTGAGCAACTGATCACAGGCAAAGAAGATGCTGCAAACAACTATGCTCGTGGCCATTACACTGTTGGCAAAGAAATCATTGACCTGGTCCTGGAACGTGTTAGGAAGTTGGTGAGTTTATCCACTAGTGTTCTTCTTGGAATGCAAAGGTTAGTCTGTATAGCAGACTTATCTCCAGCCTTGAGTTTTGGAAGAAGAATTAGTCCCTTTTAGAAATGCGGACAGATCTGTTTTGTAGTTTTGATAGCTGATCAGAGTTTGTGCTGTTTTGTCACCAAAGCATTGCAGCCTGAGGAACATAAAGGGTAGGAACTGAACCTGGCTCCCATATATCAAAGTATGAtagattttggtttttttttgtccagTCGTTGGTGGGATGGGGAGACCTTTCTGTTAGCGGCACCACACTTCATTTTCAGCTGTTTTTCTTGTTTTCAGCATGCTCCTACCCCTATCTAGCTCGGCCATCACAGCAGtacttgggggggtgggggggagcctaCTGAGACTTACTCCTTTCAGAAATGGATGCATCAGCTCTCTGAATGGGGCCGACCCAGAGGTTGATATTTTCTCCCTCTACTCTTATTCCTGCTGGTCTGAGAGCTCAGTTGAGTCTAGTGACTTGTGCTACTTATATAGCAGAACTGCTACTGAGCAGCGGGTTAACCTGCACACTAAGTTCAGTAACGCCAGCAGCCTGCAGCTAAATTAATTTTGGTGGTCAGAAATTGAATTGAAGTCTAGTGTGTAGTCACTCCAAATGTGTTGTTTACAAAACACTTCTTCAAGGTGCTCTGGTTAGCTAATGTGCTGggaaatggtgggtgggggagtctGCAAGAGTGTGGTGAATTGAATCCCAGGAAAACCTTCTGACCCAGTTGTGcagtttttgtgtgtgtatttgcatgctagttaTTTTTGTCTCTTGTGGTTTTGCAGTCTGACCAGTGCACAGGCCTTCAAGGCTTTCTCATTTTCCACAGCTTTGGAGGTGGTACTGGTTCTGGGTTCACCTCTCTGCTGATGGAGCGCCTCTCTGTGGACTATGGTAAGAAATCAAAGCTGGAGTTTGCCATATATCCTGCACCCCAAGTCTCCACTGCTGTGGTAGAGCCCTACAATTCTATTCTCACCACCCACACCACTCTGGAGCATTCAGACTGTGCATTCATGGTGGACAATGAGGCTATCTATGATATCTGCCGAAGAAACCTGGACATTGAACGCCCTACCTATACCAACCTGAACCGTCTGATTGGCCAGATTGTGTCCTCGATCACTGCCTCGCTTCGCTTTGATGGGGCCCTGAACGTGGATCTGACAGAGTTCCAAACTAACCTGGTGCCTTACCCCCGTATCCACTTCCCACTGGTTACCTACTCTCCCATCATCTCGGCAGAGAAAGCCTACCATGAACAACTCTCAGTCTCGGAGATAACCAACGCCTGCTTTGAGCCTGCCAATCAGATGGTGAAGTGTGACCCACGGCATGGCAAGtacatggcctgctgcatgctgtaTCGTGGAGATGTTGTGCCCAAGGATGTCAATGCTGCTATTGCTGCCATTAAAACCAAGCGCACCATACAGTTCGTGGACTGGTGCCCAACGGGTTTCAAGGCAAGttgcaacatttttatttttttcttatatattgaCCTGCAAATCTATAGAATtagtatacattcaggtacagtaaatatttttctgtccttggaggTCTTACAATTTGAgcgtgaggcaatggagagttaagggacttggcttggagctgcagtgggatttgaaccaggctctgCAGATTCACAGCCCACCCACAAATACATGAAGCCCTCGAGTTATTGTAATTGGAAATTTGCTGTGGCAATCACTGTCTAGGTttggtcccggggtccagttCAGAGGCAGTGAGTTCGTAGAGGCAgtaggttcccaaagaatacacaatccgtatgagtttggatatatataaagtatattatatttccagatatgtataggctcacagcaaatggtacaggctgtctctgggtgtgtgtttagagagaaaggatagggtgtttgttcagaggaagagagaagccttggggttgtgctgcaaaaggtatatatgtgtgcagagagaaaggaagagaaggcTTGGGGAAGAAAGGGGAGCCGGAGCTCTGGTGGCTGGAGATGGGTAGGTGCAGGGGGAGAGACAGAAGTGGTGCAAGCAGAGCCCTGTGCTCTGCTTGCCGAGAGACCAAGCCTCGTGCCTTGGGTGGGGATAACCCAATATGCCACCCCTTACCCGTCTTGGAGAATGGACAGTGCATATGGGATGCAGGCATTTTGGAGGTTAAGGCATGCCCGTTATAAAAAGCTCAAATTAACCTGCTAGACTACAGTGGCTCCAAAGTAGATGATgggactgtttaaaaaaaaaaaaattaccatgccagattaaatgctgggaagaaagtttaaaaaaatgttcagatGGTAAGgaaagtagtgtgtgtgtgtgtatagctgCCTTATAGGGGTGCCCTTAACTTCATATCTGCCATACGTGTGGATTTTCACTTAAAGCAGTGTGAACACCATAGTTAAGCCcatgagagaggggagggagtgggaaagGAGAGGAAGGCTCTAGTGGCTGGATTCAGACACCATGATGGCAGGGTTTTGGAAAGAACCTTGGTAATATTCTTGGTCCAGATCCCAGACCAGGTCCAGATTTTGATCTGGAAGCACAAAGGAGCAGGGGCAAAGTGACCCACCTGCaaaatatttgattttttttcccctaatTTCTTATTGCTGATGAGCAGTTCAGACTCTTCGAGATCGCTTCCCTTTGGTACAGTATTTGTTTAGTAATACATTGTGCCACAACATTTAGCCATGCTACATTAACTGATTTAGAGTGGAGGACGCTGGCTCGGGGGGTTATGATGTCCAGAATCAACTTTGTTTTTGCAACATCTTGGGGCATAAGTTAGTTTGCAGCTGCACAGATGTCAGGGTTCATATACCATAAGTAGCCCCACATCAGAAGGTACCCTATGTGCTAAGTTTTGGGCTAGTCCTGATCTCTACCATTTCCTCTTGGGGCTTTGTCTTTTCCTGAAGTCcatttcagacttttttttttcgttCTTTTTCCTCTCTTCTGCCTGTACATCTCTCAGAAATTgatccttggtttttttttttttttttccagcgttttatcccctttctctcaccttttTACCTACCTAGAGAGATCCACCCACTTTCAAATTTTCATTCCTCTTCCTTTCTTTCCCTTTTGGTCATCAGTCTCTGTTTTTTCACCTTACTGGCTCTAATTTTCCTACTCCCACTTTGTCCTCCCATTGACCACATCACATGTCTCATTCCTTCCCCAGCCTACTGTTCCCTTTGTACTTGTACCTTCCTTTGCCCCTCCtctcctattccccccccccccccccattttaatcCTTTCACCTTCTTCAAAGACCTCACCCTTTATGTGGCTCTGTCTCTTTCAACTTAACACCTCCCCCAAACCCCAGATTTTTCAAAACCTCTCCTCCCCATTTTCCTGCACTATCTTGCAGAAGTGCACAGCAGGTTTTGGAAGTCTGATAGCACAGGGTCAGGAGCAAAGGAACAtgtcgtttccccccccccccccccccccccaactttgaaGGGATGAGGTAGGTTTTTGGTGCCATTGGGTGCCCTGAACCAGTTCTCACTGGCTGCCCTGATCCTGTTCTTCTCACTCTTGATCTTGAAAATCAAAGGATttattgttttgtacttttgacTGTCTGCTGACTAGCAACTCCATTCTCTATGCAGTTCTAATGTGTGGGCGGTGTACTTTTATTGAAACATGGGAGAGCACAGTCTTTCCAGTCTTGATGCCTTACTCTGACCTAAAGCCAAATTGCTTTCCCAACATTTCCCAGTCCTGTATGCATGTGGGACAGAGCATGAGGACACTTCCTGCCTGTCTTTTTTGTTCCCTGGTCTATATTCCTCATCCTGCTCATATCAGATCAATATTGCTTGCCTTTCCTAGGGCCAGTGCAAGAATTTCTAGTGACCCCTTGCATCTGTgctcttgcccccctccccagtggcAACAGAATGCCTTGTGTTTTGGGGGGAGACAAGCTGCACCATTTGTACATATATGTTAAGCgaatattagcacttaatgcATGTTGTGTGAATTATATATACTAATTTGCTATCTTACAACTTATGTGCTAACcaacttatgcatgtaagtgtaaGAGGTGTACACGTGGACTGGGCTCCCAGTTATGTAAATTACACAGAATAATGTATGATTTAGTATATTAGTGCCAAATCCTGTTAACATCTGGTATGGATCAAAGAatccaaaatattaaatatattGGTTAGTCTTCACTGTATTCTGAAAGTACTGCTAACTGAAGTTCTTTAGTACTTATTACAACAGAACTGATGAGGTCAGTTCCCAAGTGGAGCCTGGTTGAACTAAGCTGAGGGGTACAGAATAGGGGGAAAACATCCCTGAGTGATTGTGGATGAAAGTTTGTGGTGCCAGAACACAGCTCCAGTTAAACTGGAAAccaaaaaaattgcaggaaactcTGGATTGAGATCAAAGCATGTTCACAGCAATGGTCTatatgggggtgtggggggggggggggggaatgaaaacATTGGCACCGAGAGTTGAGTGGCTGATTTCTGTGTTCTGAACATATGGATAGCTcagaacaggggcgtatctggactccggcggtagggg
The sequence above is a segment of the Microcaecilia unicolor chromosome 12, aMicUni1.1, whole genome shotgun sequence genome. Coding sequences within it:
- the LOC115481311 gene encoding tubulin alpha chain, testis-specific-like: MRECISVHVGQAGVQIGNACWELYCLEHGIQPDGNMPSDKTIGGGDDSFNTFFSETGAGKHVPRAVFVDLEPAVIDEVRSGTYRQLFHPEQLITGKEDAANNYARGHYTVGKEIIDLVLERVRKLSDQCTGLQGFLIFHSFGGGTGSGFTSLLMERLSVDYGKKSKLEFAIYPAPQVSTAVVEPYNSILTTHTTLEHSDCAFMVDNEAIYDICRRNLDIERPTYTNLNRLIGQIVSSITASLRFDGALNVDLTEFQTNLVPYPRIHFPLVTYSPIISAEKAYHEQLSVSEITNACFEPANQMVKCDPRHGKYMACCMLYRGDVVPKDVNAAIAAIKTKRTIQFVDWCPTGFKVGINYQPPTAVPGGDLAKVQRAVCMLSNTTAIAEAWARLDHKFDLMYAKRAFVHWYVGEGMEEGEFSEAREDLAALEKDYEEVGTDSVDGEEEGEEY